The nucleotide window ATGGTAAGGTTATTGATCTATGGTAAAGTGAATGGTAAACAGTTATTGATCTATGGTAAAGTGAATGGTAGTTATTGGTCTATGGTAAAGTGAATGGTAAACAGTTATTGATCTATGGTAAAGTGAATGGTAGTTATTGGTCTATGGTAAAGTGAATGGTAAACAGTTATTGATCTATGGTAAAGTGAATGGTAGTTATTGATCTATGGTAAAGTGAATGGCTGTGGGCGGGACCCTCTGTCTCGAGCTGCAGGGCGTGAGCGAGCGGCTGGTGGGCGCGCCCGCTGCGACGTTGCGGAGGCTTCAAGATGGCGGAAGCCCTGACAACTCAGGAGCAGCTGGTAAGGGTCTATTGACGgatttttctcacattttcccATCATGTACAGTGTGTACACATGTCACCTTCAGTTTCCCCTCTATTGGGCGGTTTCTGTGGTATATTTCTGTCACGCTGGTCGTTCCCGGGGTAGTAAACAGCCGTGGCCCGTCCGCTCCTCCGGTGTGACTGACAGCAGTTAGCGTGTGTTAGCATGACGGCGTTAGCCAGCACTAGTCGGGATCACTTCACCGGCTGTGTGTCTCCAATACTCGCTGCCTTGATAACCCAGCTGCACATGGACCACATAGAGATGTTCATGTCGTTAATGTTAAACTATTAATACTCGGTGACCTAACGTTTGTTCAATCAACGTGGCTTGTAGTGCCTCGTTAGCCATCCAGCTACCACATGTAATTTAGCCGCTAGCTAATGCTGATAGCTATTGTTGACTTGCAAAGGAGTAAGGTTATATTGGACTAAGTGTGAAGGTTATAAATATCCAACCCATGGTTGCTTTATTTTGTCGATTGCCATTATGTCCGATGACACAGTTAAGACAGTCTTGAGATCATGACTGCCATCGTTTAACACTGACTAGCTGGCAGTGTCCAGCCTATCAGATTTACGGGCGAGAATTCGCAGAAGTGAGCCTCCGTTTCTGAGCATTGTTGTTACCATCACTTTCTAGTAAACGGGGTAGGCCTGACATTGATAGCTCACATGAAATGTCACGCAGCAGTTCCGATGACAGCTTCCGTCTAATAACGTTAGCTACTTGTGTTATCTTATTCAAGCATTCACAAGGTTAAAGGATAGGCTCACAATTTTCCAAGTCTATTttagcagtcaggtgtccatatatACACTGAAGAAggttttctttgctgtaatcattcctcctcttcatactgGCCATGAAAAGAGGCCCTTCAAATAAGCTTTTAATAttagtgatgggggccaaaatccacagtgtccacacagtcattttgtgcaaaaatgcatttaaatgtttatcttaAGCTTATATCAGGCTTCAGCAGGTAGAGTTAGTCATATGAAGTGGATATCTGCTACTTGTACAGTCTTTTTAGGTAGATTGTAGTAATCCCTGGAGGGGAGGATTAGgaatatattgtttaaataaaaattaaataaaataaagtaccCTTCTTTAGACATTGTTTCCCTGTAGACCTATTTCAGTTTTCATATTGataaatgactgttgtttttaggAAGAttagaaaaattgtgaaccagCCCTTTACCTGGTTAATAAACCAAATTACTACTCCCCAGATTTGCAGATTTGAACATCACGTTCCCTGGTCCTGTAAAGTCAACTGATTAACTGCCTGAGGACAGTTGCTCTTCACAATGCTTGTAGTTGTAGCTTGCCGATGAAATCAGCCCCACCTTcctcaaacatttttaattccCAGGTGTTGTGGCAGAATGAATGTCTAAATATATATTGTCATGTGCTTTCCCATAATGTTTTATCTCAAAGCGGTCCCATTATATCTGAAATAAAGACCAACTCTACTAACATCATTATAGTTTAGGTACTTTCCCCACGAGGATTGATCAATTACTCTATTTTATGAGATAAACCATTACCAGTCATAGGTAAGATATGTTATTTCTTCATTGTTTAAGCTGTAATTTAATAACTGCATTGATCAGAACAATGAGATTTGTCAGGATCTGGATGGCTTTATGCTTCTGCTAAACAATTACCTTAGGGAACCCTGAGATTGACTTGCTGCATATTTTGTCTAATGTATATGAAAGTAAATTTTAGGTTTTGTATGTGGCTGTTGAGTTCATCTGTTGTGCCCATTCATTGACTCTCCTCGTGCTGGTTACATATTTGGAGGACAGATGCAGCTCACTTGGGTGAAAACAAGCTGGCTGTTGTCTCCTGGCGTATGAATGCTCTCATCCACGGCATCTTCTAGGGGCACGGCCTGCTACCATCTGTATCACACAATATTGTAACTTTGGCAGGGAAAGGACTACAAAGCTGAGGGGGCTTGTGTTTTCCTTGTCATGCCAGTTCCcatcttctctctgtttctttttcctctacCCCCTAAATTCCAAGCttgtaaagtattttttaacagtttccCCAACTCTGTTTGTTCCCCTTCTGCCCAAGTTACAATTTTTCAGCCTGTATTCTCTCCCCGACTCACCTTTTCCTATCCATTTCCTCTCCCTCGTGTCTTTCTAGGTTGTGGAGGAGTTCCTGAGTGAGGTGCGTAGCCGGGAGCAGCCTCACAGTGCTGGGCTCGTCTCCCAACCTACAGCTGTTAAGTTTCTCATGGCCCGCAAATTTGACGTCTCCAGAGCCATCGACCTCTTCCAAGCATACAAGGTACAGCAACACTTCAATTAGTGACACAACTGAGATCaccatttactttttttcatcCACAAGACACCACCAGGCTCAATTAGGGATAAAGGATTTGGGAAAGATCTCTAATTGTAATTTTTCTTACCAATATTGCGAGTAAActttaaattgtgaaaatatTCTATAGATTAACCTTCAGGCCTATTTGGTGGGCTTCAAACAAGGTTTTAAGTGGTACGTGTTGGTCTTGTTTTTATCATGTAgctactgtaaaaaaataaaataaaatttaaaaagaagaagaaaaaaaggctttttaaatTTAGTGCCTTGATGTAGGAGTGTGCCTTGACGTTTTAGAGAATTGATTCCCCTTTTTTTGTGGCTATTGAATGCTTATCCGTGTACCATGAACCCCTTCTTTGTGACATATCCATGTGAGATCTGCAAAGTGATtccttatttgtttttaatcacaaaTGCATTATGTTGGCACGTTGAAGTCTGATCAAAAAATTATGCAGTCGTTTGTTGAGTTCCTTTCATGGTTGCTTCCTGCAAACCAGTCAACTGGAGCAAATTAGAAGTTGCAATAGAAGTAATCATgacattaaattattataattattggtGGGTACATAGCTGTTCACATATGTTAATAATGACAAAGTTTTATCTGAAAGTATTTAAGTTTTGATGTCTGAGTGATGAGCAATAATCTGTTATTTAGTTCAGGATAACTATGCTCTAATCCTAAGAATGAATACGCAGTGTCTTTAAGTGAGAAAGTTAGTCCACTGAGGTGTTAGTTCAGACCCATACAAAGCATggacataaatacataaatgccTGAACtcaatgaaaaataacacaaaaccaAGCAACAAACACCACCGTTGTGAAACtgtttcttgtatttttcttaatatTGTGTCAGACAGCTGCTGAGGTTGCACGTGGTACTTTTTGTTGCATATATATAGTTGGAATAAATAACATGAACGTTAATGGCATGCAactaaaatcaatttaataatGTTGTCtgatgttattgtttgtttgggttAAGGTTTGCTATTTTGGCCACAGGCTAATGActccccttctctccctcctctacCACTATTTATCAATATTAGAACACAAGAATCAAAGAGGGGATCATCAATATCAACCCTGACGAGGAGCCCCTACGCTCTGAGTTGCTGAGTGGAAAATTTACAGTCCTGGTGAGTGGTGAGCTATTATGAGCCTCCTTTCAGTTACATCTGAAGATACACTGATATGGTGTACACGCTGTTCATTGAAGaaaaagtttgtgtgtgcaagTCAATGACACATGCTTGTTTTAGTGTGTCTTTATGCATGGAGATCAAATAAAAGCATGTGCATGTTGACTCAGTTTATATCCTTGACATTCTATGTATAGAATATCAGCAGTCAAATCTCAgaaatcacatactgtatggtAGAAGTGCAGTGAATTAACATTGACATACATGATGACCCAATAATGTTTCTACCAGCCTGGGCGTGATGCGAAGGGTGCTGCTCTAGCGCTCTTCACTGCTCGTCTCCATCGGCCAGACGTCACCACCCACAAAGCTGTGCTGCAGGCCATCATCTATCAGCTGGACAAAGCCATAGAGAGGTGATGCAccccttatatatatatatatacatacagcttttttaaaatctgccctgattactttgttgttgttcatctccttccttttttttttttagtccttCTCCTCATATTCCAGTTGTGACTTATCTTGCTCTTTGTCAGTCAACATGGAATCCTTTATGTTAGACTTCTTGCAAGCACCTGGATAAAAAAGTATTGCCTTTGTGAGTTTCGACCATTTACATCCTTCTCTCTTAATTTGTAAATCTCGTTTGTTTCTTCCCAGTCTGCAAACTCAGAGAGATGGGCTCATATTTATTTACGACATGACCAACTCCAGCTATGGGAATTTTGACTATGAGCTCTGTGTCAAGATCCTCAATTTGCTAAAGGTAAATATTAAAGAACAttatatgttctttttttatttttctagttCTGCTTATAGTTAGTCTGCAATGatcaacattttacattttttgatctgattttttttccccagggGGCATTTCCAGCCCGTCTAAAATGTGTCTTCATTGTGTCATCACCTCTTTGGTTTCGAGCACCATTTGCGGTTCTCCGCCTTTTTGTACGCGAGAAGCTGAGAGAGAGGGTATGTATATTTTTACCTAGAGGTAATAGTTACACATCATTTTTGTTATTGATCTATTAATATTTCTTCTCCATTCACCAGGTGTGCACTGTGAAAGCTCATGAGTTGGCCAGTCACATCCCAGTCTCCTCCCTCCCTGAACACCTGGGTGGGACATCCCAGTATAGCCATGTGGCATGGATCCAGTCGTGTGTCAACGTACACACAAATACTGTTCAGGGTGATACACAAGTACATGACACACACGACTGTGTGGGAAGCCTTCTGCGCTCTTACAGCTTGGAGTGCAGCAATACAAGTGCTACACTGTCCCACACccatataaatacacagttaGGTTCTGAGCTAGCTGTGGCTAACTCTAACTGCTACGACGATAGCAATGCCAACCCACACAACCACTGTGGTGTGGTGGAAGGCAGGACTCGAGGCCCAGGCCAGTACCAGCAGAGCCCACATTCTGCTGCAAACAGGCCGCAGGGGAACCACCAACACTGGAACGGCTCAGCTGTGAGTGGGGCCAACATGGCTGTTAGTGGCTCTAGCCCCAATGCTAACATGAATGGTCGTGGCCGCCAAGCTCCTCCCCAGTCAGACACGCCCCCTGACACACCACTTTCCCAGAAAAGTGATGGAGATACAGAGGATGGTGAGGAAACAGAATCGGCCCAAAGATCTCAGAATGAGGAGGTGAAAGAGGTGGAcgaggaggagggtgaggaagaggagggagtaCCCCCGTTGCCCCAGAAGTCTTTGCCTCGACCACCCCACCAGCCTTGCTCCCAGTCCCCACCACTGTCCTCATCATGGGGTCCTGATGACGAGGAGCACTGCATGGAGGTGTCTGTTCACATGCCAGAAACGGGAGGAATGACAGTGCATGAGCTGGTGGAGCATGTGaagaggcagaagaagaaggggaTCTATCAGGAGTACGAGGAGATCCGCAAGGAGCCGCCAGCAGGCACCTTTGACTACTCCAAGTAAGCTATTCTTTGATGACATATGTTTTATCTATCCGCCTCCTCATTATTCCGTGTCTTCCATTGTTTTCAGTTTATGTTGCCAGTTGAAGGAACATcgacagaaaaatacaatagCCCTCAAATTCAATCTGTCATGTTACCTCACTGTTTTTACAGGACACTGTCCAATCAGATAAAGAACAGGTACAGTGATGTTCTCTGCCTGGACCAGTCACGAGTGCGACTCTGCCAGCTCtgtgatgatgacgatgaggTAAAAATTAATTCATCACACTTGTTCACTCAATGTTCCTGAGATCCCTGGATTTATTTAACTTGTCATTACAAATTACACGACTCTGTAGATGGTTTGATAACTCCTGTCAAGATAAGTTACATTTACAGTGTAGAAGGCCTCCATTCCATataagaaacatttaaacacagtaaTTTTTGTTACACAATTTCCACTCTAAATACAGACGGTCACCATACAACTGCCTGTTGATATAAGATTTCTATAAAGCATTTCCTTCTTTGGTGGTGTCTTTACCTTATCTACTGGCTTTTGTGTGgtttaaaagaaatgttatgtgttttttttttgcaaccagggttttgttgttttgggttTGGTGTTGTGTGTAGGGAATGTTATTTTAACTGATACAAATTATTGTCAAAGCTATGAGTAGAAGACTCATGTTGTAAAATCgcttaaacaaaacaaaacgttTGTATGGCTGCAGTACAAAATGTTGGGATTGACTTTTAAAGAAACAGCTTGACGCCTGTAAGGGAATCGTCCAAAAAACTGAAGTCTACATGATGCAGAACACTTAAAACTACAGTAGTAATGACCTAATTCCTCCTACAGGAGGCAGTACATCCTCACACCAAACAGTAAGTCTCACCTCTTTTACGATGTGTGTTTTCCAGACATCAGATTACATTAATGCCAGTTTCATGGACGGGTACAAGAGGAGCAACGCCTACATTGCTACTCAGGGTGAGAAGCTGTTGACATCTGTCCTGTTCAATATTGTCTCAGTCCCCTTCAGATGTCAGCAGGGTACAGTCAGGTGTTACCACAGTTTGACAGACTTATCTATGTCCCTCAGGTCCTTTGCCAAAAACTTTTGGTGACTTCTGGCGTATGGTGTGGGAGCAGATGGTACTTATCATTGTCATGACCACCAGGTGAGATTTCTGAAGTGAGTTGTTTGTTAGAGATGCAGCGATAGACTAAGTAATGGCATTCATGATAAGCTGGTGATCATATTAAAGGGTgtacttttgtgtgtgtcttagggTGGTGGAGCGTGGACGTGTCAAGTGTGGGCAATACTGGCCTCTTGAGGATGGCAGAGCTGAGCAGCATGGATACTTTTTGGTCAGGAACACTCATATCCAGGTGTTCCAGGACTTCAAACTCTCCCATCTTGAGCTTTACAACACTCGAGTGAGTCACACTGACTGCAATATGAAAAATCTTGAACATGGTCTGACAAGTTGTGGTAATAAAATTTccttaaaactgtttttaatgtagaaatgtttcaaaattcacttttaattatattattgtcTAACACTTTGAAGATATCACCATTTTGCATATTTACTTATAGTAGCAGTcacaagtttggacacaccctCCCATTTTCTTGAACTTAAAACTGATACTGTATGTGACAAACCAAAGGAAAGAGTCTAATATCATCATCTTTTTGTTCTCAGTCTGGTGAGAGACGGGAAGTGTGCCACTATCTCTATGTGAGCTGGCCAGACTTTGGGGTGCCCAAGAGTGCTTCTGCCATGTTGGACTTCCGTGAGCATGTACTTCAAAGGCGGGACGCTGCAGTCCAGAGTCTGGGCTCCAGTTGGACAGGGCCCCCAGGAGGGCCTCCTGTGGTTGTACACTGCAGTGCCGGCATCGGCcgcacaggtaaacacacacattattatggTATTGGATAATGTCAAAAAGGTGTAATGCATCAAATGTACTTTTACCATATTTTAAGTGGACACAAGCACATTACTTATGTGAGTTGTGTGAAAGAAGACACCAAAAGAATCCAGATTGGATTGCAGATGGAGTTTCTgttgaaaaattgaaaaaatttGGAAAAACATATAATTTGGACCACTGTGAATGTGGTTCAAAATGTCTAAGTATCTACAAACTTATTGTTAAATCTTTTACTAAAAATTCAGCAAACTCTACAGGAAAATGTTGGGCCAGTAATCAATGTAGTGAGACTTTCATTAGACCGTTACAACCTCCAAATTGAGGTTCACATCACGTACTGAACTAGCCAAAGTGCCAGCAGGCTAATTTACACTGGCAGCAGTTTGGTTTTCAGCATCTGTGACACAGGATGAGGCAGATTACAGGCAAACCAGCTCTACCACATGAGCGACTGCTGCCCCATGTACTGGATGTTTATAAACAGTGTTCAGCAACAGTAGAGAGAACAAAAGGCCCTTCAGCATGATTTGAACCAGGAATTTTGTGCTTTCTTTGTATGTGTTGGCTGGAAAATCCGACAATAAACAACAGACAGACtagaaaaataattttcaaaaataatgaaagtttTCAGATAGCAGCTCTGTTGTTgatcattcatttttacaggCTAAGTGGTATGAAAATTTGAAGTGTAAATAATTGTGAAGCTCTCCCTTGACTaacctctctgtctttctttctccctgtcCACCCATGCCTTCCCCTTTGCTTCTCGGCTAGGCACATTTTGTACGCTGGACATCTGCCTGTCCCGGCTGGAGGACATTGGTACAGTAGATGTCCGTCAGACAGTGAGGCGGATGCGTACACAAAGGGCTTTCAGCATCCAGACCTGGGACCAGTACTACTTCTGCTACACAGCAGTCATCGAGTACGCCCAGCGCCATGGGAAACTGAGCCCAGTGCATTGGTCTGACTCAGACCTGGAGACTGACAGCGAGTGAGAGACACATGGAGAGATAGAAAAACGAATGGGATAGCCAACCTAAGCCAATGTCATAGGAATGAAAGATTGTGGAGTGGAGTAAAGGAGGGAGATGCCTCTTCTGCCATAAGAGAGAAGAGACAAAGGATGGAGATCTTGTTTTGACTCTAGTTGTAATGACACAGACTCCCACAGTTGCTCTTCCTTCAGATAAATGAATAGACAGAGGGAGAGGTGAAgagctttagaaaaaaaatacagggagTGGAGACTGTGCATTGCGTCTCTGACTGAGAAAGCTGTCCTGCCAATTTCCGAGCCCCTTTTTATTTAGCAAACTACAGGGGAACTTGGCATGCCCTGAACCTGTCTTGTTGACAAGAGCGTTGTACGAGTTGTAGCATTTTTATATTGACTTGCACATGAGGAATGACAAACTTGAACTTTACCCCTTGAAGCCCTCCAAACCCGTCTTTGTTCCGTTTTTGTATTACCTGCTCCTTTTCAACCCTGAACAAGTCTGTGAACACAGATTAATTGTGAGGGGTATGAAAAGGGGAAATCctgaaaacatcttttttttgtgttactttttTGACAGGAAATGGTTCTGAGTGAGCAAATGGTCATAAATGACagtggatctgtgtgtgtgtgtgtgtgtgtgtgtgtgtgtgtgtgtgtgtgtgtgtgtgtgtgtgtgtgtgtgtgtgtgtgtgtgtgtgtgtgtgtgtgtgtgtgtgtgtgtgtgtgtgtgtgtgtgtgtgtgtgtgtgtgtgtgtgtgtgtgtgtgagccatTTAGTCCatttctagtttttattttattttccatgtcctttttttttctatggtGCATTTTCTATGTGTGTTTCATATTTGTGCATATGTAGACTAAATTTCAAAGCCAAAGTCCTCACCCTGAATGCTTGGATGTACTCCTTACTGAGATATTATAGACTGAAGCCCATGTATATTCTTGTAACATACATTTATACGTTATTGTGCATAATAACAACCTCTGAAAGAATAGCAAAAAAAGCCTTGTTTAATATAATTGACTTAACCTTGAGAAGAAATATCTATGTAGCGAGCCAGGCTATGAAAACATATAGAGAAGAGTTCTGGTATTAAAACTGATCGTATTGCCAGGTCTAACATCATCTTTACTGTTGGAGCGTTCTGATTGGACGATCTTAAGTAATTTGGCCTTAACTTGATTCACTGCCTCGTCGTTCTCAGACCTAAACCATACCTGAAACTGTAAACTGtcttatctctttttttccttaccTTTTCTGATTCTTGCTCCCTTGAAACCACAACTGTTGTGTTTGATTCTCGAGGCATATGCTGCCTCAGATAATTGTGCCTTCAAGTTTTCCTTCAAGCGTAATGTCTCACAGTCCAGCTAGTGTAGTAATAACACCCAAACTAGTGCACTTGCACAGTACATGTTAACTGTGTCACACAGGACACCTACATTTTGCCTATAGTCCTGTACATAGTACACTACTTCTGAATAATATGAAAGTAGTGAGTTAGCTGGGACTATAAGGCCTGGTTTGAGACATGGCTATTCTTTTATCATTTGACCTCAGGGGGTAATTCTAGTGTTTTTTGCCTAGTGTCAAGGATCCGTTTCTGGGTTTGCCTCTGGTAAAttatcatttaaagaaaactatatcaactttattttgtattttttactgtattgtatcCTACTATATTTATGTCTTTGTAAAACTTCATTATTGAAATCAGTGAATGTTGGTACGATGCTACAAAGTAAACAAACCAGTTATTGCATTTGATAAGCTGAACAAATCAGATGGggaatgaaatatattttttgttgttccCAATGAAATTTGGTGTAAAATGTCACTTGCCATTGTATTTTCAGAACTGACTTGTATAAATGATGATTGTTCAATTCCAGGacaattgggggggggggggttttgttGTTAACGATTATGTTTTTAGAGAGCTTAAACTCGTCAGTAACAATGACATTAACGTCTTACAGTCTAGTACCCAATGCCAAGGACAAAGCAAAAAAGACCTAtcaagagaaaaaagacaagggGTTGCTATTTCTGTTCATGAAAACCCAGCTTCGTTGTCTAcaagtaaaaaatacaaatacatatatatgaatGGGTTGAGGTTTATCAGCATGGAAAGAGAGCCTTGAATGTTTTTGGGGTAATGGTGTCCAAGCAATTTGATTAAGACAGACACGGATATTGGTGAATGTGGACCCTGCATCCCTCAATGCCAAAGGCCCAGGCTCACcctaaagatttttttccaatCACACATCCTCAACAGCCTACTAGCATGGACCTTTCAGTGCAGCCTTGCATCCACGGACACAGAAAGATCCTGGAGCACCTCGGGAACATTATTAAAGATTATGTATAGCTACAAAATGGGAGAGTGTATATGTAAAACAGTGTTGGTCCCCATGctacttttaatttgttttacgAGAAATGCATAAAACAAACGAATGCAATGATCACTTGTCATCggtgttctttctttctgtgcttTATGTTCTTATGATTGAATAATGGCCTTTTATGTGCTGTTAGCCCAGCTTTCCTATTAAAGCAATGGTACTGCTATCTTGAATGACTATGAAGCTAATGTTATCTCTTTTTGACTGGGTAGAGTGGCGCCTAGATCAACATGTACACAATGTAGACCATTCTTTTCACATAGATAAGGGTGAAAGGGACTACAGAAATGAGATCTCTGTCTGATTCTCTTTTATCATTAACCTATTAAACAGTACTTGTAGGAATGGTTTAACTGAACTAGCAGCTTAAACCCGCAATAGACTCAGAAAACAAATCTTTGAACTGAATAGAACCAAATTATTTGAATCAGCTAAGTGTGTCATAATTTCCACCTCTAATGGAAGTGAAGCAGCTTTGCTCTTGTTTTGCAGGGTATAAGTTAGCCATATGTTACAATCCTATGGGACTGTAAAAGAAGACAAAAGTATTTATaacaattgtatttttttttttaaacataatgcAGTCCAGGGTCCTATAGAATGAGAAGTTGAACAAGAAACCCAACAATTAGTATTGCCCTTTatgcttttttgtattttcagccAGATAAAATGAAGGGGGGCATCAGATGTGGAATAGTAAGAGAATTTAATTTGCTCAATATGTGCACAAATACAGGCACTTAAATGGCACAAATAAGTCAGAAAATCTTCAGCATTATGTTCCTGCCTGAGGAAGAGTGCAAGAGCAAAGAATGTAAAATTAGGGCCAAGTCATCTCCAGTAAATTTCCTAAATCCCAGCTAATGTTACCCTAAACTCTGATGTAGCAATTAGTGGAGTCCGGGACCAGCTCCAATACAGTGGACGTGTCAGTTCTGAaccaagtttatttttattagtagTGGTATTATTTGAGTAGTATTTTACATTCTGTGGCAAATACTGTAGTCTTAATTCAATCCACATTTCAGATCATATTGCATTTATTGACAGTTGTCGAGTGAATCTAGGTTATATGTCTTTGGGCTGTGGGAGGAAACCAGAGTAACTAGAGAAAACCCATGCAAACAtagggagaacatgcaaactccataCAGGAAAGACCAGGGCCACCATTCAAATCCAGGATCTGCTGTGAGGCCACAATGCTACCCACTGAGCCACCATGCTTCCCATATAATGAACTACAAGCTTTTATAACAAAACTTAAGTGTTCTACTACAAAACTGTCAAAGTAAGCATCACTCACGCAgcaatgtgcaaaaatgtgcttttccaCCAGGAAAAGAATAGTTTGACACAATTCATCTTCTTGGGGTCTCTGTCTATTTTGTCCAGGTTGATGTTGGTTTCATCCAGAACAGTGGCAGAAACAAGGTCAAAGGCCTTGGCTATGGAAGCTGAATCATGTCACTTTCATTTAGGGACTGCTCTTCATATGTTTCCTCTTTTGCAATTCTAC belongs to Scomber scombrus chromosome 2, fScoSco1.1, whole genome shotgun sequence and includes:
- the ptpn9b gene encoding tyrosine-protein phosphatase non-receptor type 9, which produces MAEALTTQEQLVVEEFLSEVRSREQPHSAGLVSQPTAVKFLMARKFDVSRAIDLFQAYKNTRIKEGIININPDEEPLRSELLSGKFTVLPGRDAKGAALALFTARLHRPDVTTHKAVLQAIIYQLDKAIESLQTQRDGLIFIYDMTNSSYGNFDYELCVKILNLLKGAFPARLKCVFIVSSPLWFRAPFAVLRLFVREKLRERVCTVKAHELASHIPVSSLPEHLGGTSQYSHVAWIQSCVNVHTNTVQGDTQVHDTHDCVGSLLRSYSLECSNTSATLSHTHINTQLGSELAVANSNCYDDSNANPHNHCGVVEGRTRGPGQYQQSPHSAANRPQGNHQHWNGSAVSGANMAVSGSSPNANMNGRGRQAPPQSDTPPDTPLSQKSDGDTEDGEETESAQRSQNEEVKEVDEEEGEEEEGVPPLPQKSLPRPPHQPCSQSPPLSSSWGPDDEEHCMEVSVHMPETGGMTVHELVEHVKRQKKKGIYQEYEEIRKEPPAGTFDYSKTLSNQIKNRYSDVLCLDQSRVRLCQLCDDDDETSDYINASFMDGYKRSNAYIATQGPLPKTFGDFWRMVWEQMVLIIVMTTRVVERGRVKCGQYWPLEDGRAEQHGYFLVRNTHIQVFQDFKLSHLELYNTRSGERREVCHYLYVSWPDFGVPKSASAMLDFREHVLQRRDAAVQSLGSSWTGPPGGPPVVVHCSAGIGRTGTFCTLDICLSRLEDIGTVDVRQTVRRMRTQRAFSIQTWDQYYFCYTAVIEYAQRHGKLSPVHWSDSDLETDSE